A region from the Ursus arctos isolate Adak ecotype North America unplaced genomic scaffold, UrsArc2.0 scaffold_6, whole genome shotgun sequence genome encodes:
- the ARC gene encoding activity-regulated cytoskeleton-associated protein, with protein sequence MELDHMTSGGLHAYPGPRGGPAAKPNVILQIGKCRAEMLEHVRRTHRHLLTEVSKQVERELKGLHRSVGKLESNLDGYVPTGDSQRWKKSIKACLCRCQETIANLERWVKREMHVWREVFYRLEKWADRLEAMGGKYPVGNEQARHTVSVGVGGPEGYCQEADPYDYTVSPYAITPPPATGELPGQEPVEAQQYPPWGPGEDGQPSPGVDTQIFEDPREFLSHLEEYLRQVGGSEEYWLSQIQNHMNGPAKKWWEFKQGSVKNWVEFKKEFLQYSEGTLSREAIQRELDLPQKQGEPLDQFLWRKRDLYQTLYVDAEEEEIIQYVVGTLQPKLKRFLRHPLPKTLEQLIQRGMEVQDGLEQGAEPAGPRPPHRGRGRGPHTSSHQRVRSQ encoded by the coding sequence ATGGAGCTGGACCACATGACGAGCGGCGGCCTCCACGCCTACCCCGGGCCGCGGGGCGGGCCGGCGGCCAAGCCCAACGTGATCCTGCAGATCGGTAAGTGCCGGGCCGAGATGCTGGAGCACGTGCGGAGGACCCACCGGCACCTGCTGACCGAGGTGTCTAAGCAGGTGGAGCGTGAGCTGAAAGGGCTGCACAGGTCGGTGGGGAAGCTGGAGAGCAACCTGGACGGCTACGTGCCCACCGGCGACTCGCAGCGCTGGAAGAAGTCCATCAAGGCCTGCCTGTGTCGCTGCCAGGAGACCATCGCCAACCTGGAGCGCTGGGTCAAGCGGGAGATGCACGTGTGGCGGGAGGTCTTCTACCGGCTGGAGAAGTGGGCCGACCGCCTGGAGGCCATGGGCGGCAAGTACCCTGTGGGCAACGAGCAGGCCCGCCACACCGTCTCCGTGGGCGTCGGGGGTCCCGAGGGCTACTGCCAGGAGGCGGATCCCTATGACTACACCGTCAGCCCCTACGCTATCACCCCGCCGCCGGCCACGGGGGAGCTGCCCGGGCAGGAGCCCGTGGAGGCCCAACAGTACCCGCCCTGGGGGCCCGGCGAGGACGGGCAGCCGAGCCCTGGTGTGGACACGCAGATCTTTGAGGATCCGAGGGAATTCCTCAGCCACCTGGAGGAGTACCTGAGACAGGTGGGCGGTTCCGAGGAGTACTGGCTGTCACAGATCCAGAACCACATGAACGGGCCGGCCAAGAAATGGTGGGAGTTCAAGCAGGGCTCCGTGAAGAACTGGGTGGAGTTCAAGAAAGAGTTCCTGCAGTACAGCGAGGGCACGCTGTCCCGGGAGGCCATCCAGCGGGAGCTGGACCTGccgcagaagcagggggagccactGGACCAGTTCCTGTGGCGCAAGCGGGACCTGTACCAGACGCTCTACGTGGAcgcggaggaggaggagatcaTCCAGTACGTGGTGGGGACCCTGCAGCCCAAGCTCAAGCGCTTCCTGCGCCACCCGCTGCCCAAGACCCTGGAGCAGCTCATCCAGAGAGGCATGGAAGTGCAGGATggcctggagcagggagccgAGCCCGcgggcccccgccccccccaccgaGGACGAGGCCGAGGCCCTCACACCAGCTCTCACCAACGAGTCCGTAGCCAGTGA
- the JRK gene encoding jerky protein homolog, whose protein sequence is MASKQAAGRSPGEKRKRVVLTLKEKIDICTRLEKGESRKVLMQEYNVGMSTLYDIKAHKAQLLRFFANSDSNKALEQRRTLHTPKLEHLDRVLYEWFLGKRAEGVPVSGPMLIEKAKDFYEQMQLTEPCVFSGGWLWRFKARHGIKKLDASSEKQVADHRAAEQFCGFFRSLTAEHGLSPEQVYNADETGLFWRRLPDPSLEGGPVPGMKQSKDRLTVLMCANATGSHKIKPLVIGKGGGARAFGGIQHLPVAYKAQGNAWVDKEIFSDWFHHIFVPSVKEHFRAAGLPEDGKAILLLDNARARPRESELASGNIFTIFLPASVTSLIQPMDQGIRRDFMRHFISPPVPLQACHPRYSMNDAVFNVACAWSAVPGDVFSRAWRKLWPAVTFGEGSSSEEEPERLRAKPHHQTFAHILELGREAPAHPGSRLPQGAAAERGGPGCAGREAPALAAGNPEQAEKDGDEAAWEQAALSFDAVIRFAEGQPCFTEQEVGQLRALRSVFTRQRQVKRRRVALRAVVKLEASQEASPPPCSSTVGEH, encoded by the coding sequence ATGGCCTCCAAGCAGGCTGCCGGGCGGAGCCCAGGGGAGAAGCGCAAGAGGGTGGTGCTGACCTTGAAGGAGAAGATCGACATCTGCACGCGCCTGGAGAAGGGGGAGAGCAGGAAGGTGCTGATGCAGGAGTACAACGTGGGCATGTCCACCCTGTACGACATCAAGGCCCACAAGGCGCAGCTGCTCCGCTTCTTCGCCAACTCGGACTCCAATAAGGCCCTGGAGCAGCGACGCACCCTGCACACGCCCAAGCTCGAGCACCTGGACCGCGTCCTGTACGAGTGGTTCCTGGGGAAGCGGGCCGAGGGCGTGCCCGTCTCAGGCCCCATGCTCATCGAGAAGGCCAAGGACTTCTATGAACAGATGCAGTTAACAGAGCCCTGCGTGTTTTCTGGCGGGTGGCTCTGGCGTTTTAAGGCCAGACACGGCATTAAGAAGCTGGATGCGTCCAGCGAGAAACAGGTGGCCGACCACCGAGCAGCGGAGCAGTTCTGTGGGTTTTTCCGGAGCCTCACGGCCGAGCACGGCCTGTCCCCCGAGCAGGTTTACAACGCTGACGAGACCGGCCTCTTCTGGCGGCGCCTGCCAGATCCCAGCCTGGAAGGTGGGCCTGTGCCTGGCATGAAGCAGAGCAAGGACAGGCTGACCGTCCTCATGTGCGCCAACGCCACCGGCTCCCACAAGATCAAGCCCTTGGTGATCGGGAAAGGCGGCGGCGCACGGGCCTTTGGGGGCATTCAGCACCTGCCCGTCGCCTACAAGGCCCAGGGTAACGCGTGGGTGGACAAGGAGATTTTTTCTGACTGGTTCCATCATATCTTCGTTCCGTCGGTGAAGGAGCACTTCCGAGCGGCGGGTCTGCCCGAGGACGGCAAAGCCATTCTGCTGCTCGACAACGCCCGCGCCCGCCCGCGGGAGTCCGAGTTGGCCTCCGGGAACATCTTCACTATCTTCCTGCCCGCCAGCGTCACCTCGTTGATTCAGCCCATGGACCAGGGCATCCGGAGAGATTTCATGAGGCACTTCATCAGCCCCCCCGTCCCGCTGCAGGCCTGCCACCCCCGCTACAGCATGAACGACGCCGTCTTCAACGTAGCCTGCGCCTGGAGCGCTGTGCCCGGCGACGTCTTCAGCCGGGCATGGAGGAAGCTGTGGCCCGCGGTCACGTTCGGCGAGGGCTCGTCTTCCGAGGAAGAGCCGGAGCGCCTCCGGGCGAAGCCTCACCATCAGACTTTCGCGCACATTctggagctggggagagaggcccCAGCCCACCCTGGCAGCCGGCTTCCCCAGGGCGCGGCCGCTGAGAGGGGCGGGCCGGGATGTGCGGGCAGGGAGGCCCCGGCCCTGGCTGCGGGGAACCCGGAGCAGGCCGAGAAGGACGGCGATGAGGCGGCCTGGGAGCAGGCTGCCTTGTCCTTTGACGCCGTGATCCGCTTCGCCGAGGGCCAGCCGTGCTTCACAGAGCAGGAAGTGGGGCAGCTGCGCGCCCTACGCTCCGTGTTCACGAGACAGAGGCAGGTGAAGCGGCGGCGTGTGGCCCTCAGAGCCGTGGTCAAACTCGAGGCCTCCCAGGAGGCCTCCCCTCCGCCTTGCTCCTCCACGGTGGGCGAGCACTGA